In the Brienomyrus brachyistius isolate T26 chromosome 20, BBRACH_0.4, whole genome shotgun sequence genome, one interval contains:
- the LOC125716003 gene encoding zinc finger protein 3-like isoform X2, translated as MERASGMSLSDEEDYADIRAYFSKAEWVRLQRCEKVHYRNMKRNHQAMLDMGLNSTTPVFMRSSRSSGVMTERLGGDKCSNSEEWTSHLLRRSPGDKASGASRSFQPTSRRSGQSRTPAVGSESCATDQGKRLTSSCSNTTCHTNQQPSQQGVREVKKEEGEYLISEGEGTANESPPKKVKGAAVQDVTEVELIGSLLLVTGGRSKQCAKPPNPARRMSESRPKEYVRQLRAGTVNRNQDSPTSAGPSAAQPSKDTLSTLADANTDTLTAQQGSQGERPYQCSQCEKSFRYLSHLKRHQRIHTGERPYQCSQCKKSFRILGNLKTHQRIHTGEKPYQCSQ; from the exons ATGGAAAGGGCTTCGGGCATGAGTTTGTCAGATGAG GAGGATTATGCGGATATCCGGGCCTATTTCTCCAAGGCTGAATGGGTTCGGCTGCAGAGATGCGAGAAGGTGCACTACAGGAACATGAAGAGGAACCACCAGGCCATGTTGGATATGG GGCTGAATTCCACCACCCCAGTGTTCATGAGAAGCAGCCGATCCAGCGGGGTGATGACGGAGAGGTTGGGCGGCGACAAATGCAGCAATTCGGAGGAGTGGACGTCTCACCTTCTGAGAAGGAGCCCGGGGGACAAGGCGAGTGGAG CATCCAGGAGTTTCCAGCCTACATCCAGGCGGTCCGGTCAGAGCAGAACCCCTGCTGTGGGATCAGAGTCATGTGCTACAGACCAGGGAAAGAGG CTGACGTCTTCCTGCAGTAACACCACCTGCCatacaaaccagcaaccttcccagCAGGGTGTCAGAGAGGTTAAAAAAGAGGAGGGGGAATACCTGATATCTGAGGGTGAAGGGACTGCGAATGAGAGCCCCCCCAAG AAGGTGAAGGGTGCAGCGGTTCAGGATGTGACTGAGGTGGAGCTGATTGGTTCTCTTCTGTTAGTTACTGGTGGGCGGAGCAAACAGTGTGCGAAACCTCCAAACCCAG CAAGGAGAATGAGTGAATCTCGCCCCAAGGAGTATGTCAGACAACTGAGGGCTGGAACTGTCAACAGAAACCAGGATTCCCCAACTTCTGCTGGCCCCAGTGCCGCTCAGCCCAGTAAAGACACACTCAGTACCTTGGCAGACGCCAATACAGACACACTGACAGCACAGCAGGGTTCCCAGG gagagaggccctaccagtgctcccagtgtgagaagagcttcaGATATTTAAGTCACCTGAAGAGACACCAGCgaattcacacaggagagaggccctaccagtgctcccagtgtaagAAGAGCTTCCGTATTTTAGGAAACCTAAAGacacaccagcggattcacacaggggagaagccctaccagtgctcccagtga